GCCGCCGCAACAATGCCCGCACTGGGACGGTTCAACGCGATGCGCAGGACAAGGAAAGTGTCCGGACCCGGCGTTACGGACAGGACCAGGCAGAGACCAGCGAAGGCTGCGAGGGAGGCAAGAGTCACAAGCTCGATTATGAAGCACCAGGTACCGCGGGCAAAGCGTTCGCTTCCCGTCAAGGGCTGTTCGTGCGTAGACAAGGGCTCATCGCGTGATCCCGACCACACTGGAAACATCGCCGCGCGCCCAACCGGCCGCCAAGACTTACTACACGAGCGGAGTACCAATGGAGACTTACGACGCCCTGCTGGCCTCGATCACCCCGGCCACTGGCCAGAACAGCCGCACCATCCTTGACCCGGCCACGGGCGAGGCTGTTGGCCAAGCCCCTGTTCACACCGTCGAGGACCTCGAAGCCGCCATCGCCGCCGCAGCTACCGCGCAACCCGAGTGGGCTGCCTTAGGACACGACGCCAGGTCCGCTGCGCTCATGAAGGCCGCCGACGCCGTCGAACGTTCCGCCGAAGAACTCGCCCAACTGCTCTCCCGTGAGCAAGGCAAACCGCTGAACGGCCCGAACGCGCGCTTCGAAGTCGGCGCCTGCGCCGCCTGGCTACGCGCCACAGCAGCTACGCCGCTTGATCCTGAAACCGTGGTGGACGACGGCGAAACCCGCGCCGAACTGCACTACCGGCCCATCGGCGTCGTGGGTGCCATTGGCCCCTGGAACTGGCCCATGATGATCACCGTCTGGCAGATCGCGCCGGCGCTGCGCATGGGCAACGCCGTGGTGGTCAAGCCGTCCGAATACACTCCGCTGTCCGTGCTGGCGCTGGCCGCGATCATCAACGAAGAACTCCCCGACGGCCTGCTGACTGTGGTTTCCGGCGGCCGCGACGTCGGCGAAGCGCTGGCCTCGCACGATGCCATTGGCAAGGTCATGTTCACCGGCTCCACCGCCACGGGCAAGGCGATCATTCGCTCCTCGGCCGATACCGTCAAGCGGCTCACGCTGGAACTCGGCGGCAACGACGCCGGGATCGTCCTGCCCGACTCCGACCCCAAAGCCATCGCCGAAGGCCTGTTCTGGGGCGCGTTCATCAACACCGGCCAGACCTGCGCCGCCCTGAAGCGCCTGTACGTTCACGAGTCCCAGTACGACGCCGTCTGCACCGAGCTCACTGCCGTTGCTGCTGCGATGCCCATGGGCAACGGTTTGGATGAGAACAACGTCCTGGGCCCGCTGCAGAACCGGCAGCAGTACGACATCGTGGCGCGGCTGGTGGAGGCCGCTAAGGCTTCCGGTGCCCGCGTGCTGATCGGCGGCAACCCCGATGCCGATCAGCCGGGCAACTTCTACCCGACCACCCTGGTGGCGGACATCGACAACGACAACCCGCTGGTCGCGGAGGAACAGTTCGGACCCGCCCTGCCGATCATCAAGTACAGCACCGTTGACGAGGCCGTCGCCAAGGCGAACGCGCTCGACGTCGGACTGGGCGCCTCAGTCTGGTCCTCCGACTTGGGTGCCGCACGCGAAGTCGCTTCACGCATCCAGGCCGGCACTGTGTGGATCAACAAGCACGGCGCCGTGGACCCCCGCGTCCCGTTCGGCGGTGCCAAGCAGTCCGGCTACGGCCTCGAGTTCGGCGCCGAAGGCCTCAAGGCCCTGGGCGTTCCGCAGGTCATCAACGGCTAACCCCCTTCCCAACTGACTGGCATTTGTGGTTGCTATGAGTCCTCGTTCCACCCACTAATGCCAGTCAGTTGGGTTTCCAGTCACAGGGTGGACGCGGTTGGGTTGCGGAAGGCTCCGCATGTAACCATGAGCAGCATGGCCCAGAAGATTGCGTATCAAGGTGAGCCGGGAGCCAATTCGGATCTCGCGTGCAAGGAAATGTTCCCCGAACTGGAAAGCGTTCCATGTGCGAGCTTTGAGGACGCTTTTGAACTAGTGTCCACCGGCGAAGTGGATCTGGCCATGATCCCCATTGAGAACTCCATCGCCGGGAGAGTGGCCGATATCCACGTCCTTCTCCCCCAGTCCAAGCTGCAGATCGTCGGCGAGTACTTCCTGCCCATCCGCTTCGACCTTTTAGGGATCCCGGGCAGCACCATTGAAGGCGCCACGGAGGTCCATAGCCACATTCACGCTTTGGGGCAGTGCCGCAGGATCATCCGGGAAGCCGGCCTTAAGCCCGTCATCGCTGGTGACACCGCCGGCTCGGCCCGCGAAGTCCGGGACTGGAACGATCCCCGGAAGTTGTCCCTCGCTCCGCCGCTCGCTGCCGGGCTTTACGGGCTTGAAGTGTTGGCCTCCGGAGTGGAGGACGATCCCACCAACACCACACGCTTTGTTGTTCTGGCCCGTGAACGCGAGCTTCCCACCAAGGAAGAACTGCCCGGTCCAGCGATCACCAGTTTTGTGTTCCGCGTCCGCAACGTTCCGTCGGCCCTTTACAAGGCACTTGGCGGTTTTGCGACCAACGGCCTCAACATGACGCGACTGGAAAGCTACATGGTGGGCGACGAGTTCGCAGCCACCATGTTCCTTTCCGACGTCGAAGGGCACCCTGAGGATGCTCGACTCCGCCGTGCGCTGGAGGAACTCGAGTTCTTCACCACCGAGGTTCGGGTCCTGGGTGTGTACGCCGCCGACGGGTACCGTGAACGGAACACCGTCAGCGCCTAGTCACAGGCTGCCCACGGAGCGGCCGTGAGCCAATCCCGTGGGGATGCCAATGAGCACTGGTTCCGGAGCGGAGCAGCAACCGCTGGACTGCTGGTCCGCTAACGACTGAACCCCGGCGGGCACGTCGCAGCTGGTACCGGCGTCGGATGAGCAGACACCGGTTTCCGGTAGCTCCAGGTGCACGGTGTCAGCCGCCGCCTGATCCCCGGCCAGTGCCGCGGCCACGGATCGGACCTGCTCGTAGCCGGTGGCCAACAGGAAGGTGGGTGCACGGCCGTACGACTTCATGCCGACGATATAGAAGTCTCTCTCCGGGTGGGCGAGGACCTTGGCGCCGTGCGGCGGGACCGTGCCGCACGAGTGGAATTCGGGATCGATCAGGGGCCCCAGTTCCGTAGGCGCTTCAACAGCAGGGTCCAGGTTCAGACGCAGTTCCCGGAGCATGTCCAGGTCGGGGCGGAATCCGGTACAAGGCACGACGACGTCCGTCACCACACTGCGACCGTCACCGGAGAGTACGGTCACGCCGTGCTCGGAACCGGCCAGCGAACTGATGCCGAAGCTTGTGTGCAGTTGGATCGTGCCGGCATCCACCAGACGGCGAAGTCGTGAGCCGAGCTGTCCGCGTGCGGGCAGGCCGTCAGCATCGCCGCCGCCGTAGACCTTCTCCGGGGATGCGCCGCGGATGGCCCAGAGAATGCGTGTTTCGAGATCTTCCTTGGCCAGTTCCGCGAGGTTGATCAGGGTGTTCGCTGCGGAGTGGCCTGCTCCGACCACCAAAACACGTCGGCCAGCGAACGATGCCCGATCCCGCCCGGAAACATCGGGAAGGGGTGACGAGATCCGGTCCGATGCACGAACCTCACCGATGGCAGGCAAACCTGAAGTGCCAAGGGGATTGCGGTTTGACCAAGTGCCGGAGGCGTCGATGACAGCCGACACCGTGTAGTCGCGCACCTCCCCGTCAGCGTGTTCAACGCGGACGATAAATGGGGTGGTGTCGCGGTCGCGCACATGGGTTTTGTCGAGGCCGGCGCGGGTGACTGCGGTGACGCGTGCGCCGGTCCGCAAGCGGGAGGCAAGGGCGGGGTGTGATGCCAGCGGGGCGAGGTAGCCATCAATGAGTTCACCGCCGTAGGGCAGGGCTGTGGGACGAGGCGATTCCCAGCCTGTGGGTTCGAGCAGCCGCAGGGCCGCATCGTCGAGGTTGAACCTCCAGGGTGAGAACAACCGGATATGCCGCCACTGTTCAATCGCGGCACCCGCTGATGGCCCGGCCTCGAAAACTATTGGCTCCAGACCGCGCTCCAGCAGGTGGGCCGCTGCAGCCAAGCCGATGGGGCCAGCGCCGATCACGGCGACGGGAAGGTTCTCAACCATGGGTAACTCATACCTCCGTTGGGTAAAGCTCAGAAGTGGGTAGGCTCTTCGACCAGTGCAGTTGCAATGCTGTCGGCGTCGTCCAGGGCGGCGAGGTAACGCTCAGCGTCGAGAGCGGCAGCGCATCCTGTGCCCGCCGCAGTGATGGCTTGGCGATAGCGGTGATCAACGGCGTCGCCACACGCGAACACACCGGAGAGGTTGGTCATGGTGGTTGGCGAGGCCACCTTGATGTAGCCCTCGGCGTCGAGGTCCACTTGTCCTTCCACCAGTTCTGTCCGCGGCAGATGACCGATGGCTACGAAAATTCCTGTGGCAGCCTGCTCACGGGTCTCACCGGTACGCGTGTCCTTGAGCGTTACACCAGTGACCTTCGTGTCCCCATGAATGGCCGTAATAGCCGAGTTCCAAGCGAAGGTGATCTTGGGATTGTCCTTGGCACGCTGCGCCATGATCCGGGATGCCCGCAGCTCACCCTTCCGGACCACTACCGTGACGGACTTCCCGAAGCGTGTCAGGAACGTGGCTTCTTCCATCGCAGAGTCACCGCCGCCCACAACGATGATGTCTTGCTCGCGGAAGAAGAAGCCGTCGCACGTGGCACACCAGGAAACTCCGTGGCCGCTGAGCTTCTTTTCTTCCGGAAGACCGAGCTCCTTATATGCAGAGCCCGTAGCGAGAATGACGGCAGGTGCCTCGTGGGTCTTACCGGCTCCGGTGACTACGCGCTTGAGGTGACCCTTGAGATCAACCTCAGTGACGTCGTCGAACACTATCCGAGCGCCGAACTTTTCCGCTTGCTCTTGGAGTCCATCCATGAGTTCGGGTCCCTGAATACCGCCCGGGAAGCCGGGGAAGTTTTCCACTTCCGTGGTGTTCATGAGGGCGCCACCGGCGGTGACGGAACCGGCCAGAACCAGGGGGTTCAAACCGGCACGGGCGGCGTAGATCGCCGCCGTGTAGCCAGCAGGGCCGGACCCGATGATGATCAGTTGTTCGTTGCTCACGGGAGTCGCTCCTGGTAGTTGGGGTTACTTGGCGGCGGGGGTCAGTGACGCAATAAGGCCCTCGATGCGGGTCTTGATATCGTCGCGGATCGGCCGAACGGCGTCCACACCCTGCCCGGCGGGGTCCTCAAGAACCCAGTCCTCGTAGCGCTTGCCGGGGAAGTACGGGCACTCGTCTCCGCAGCCCATGGTTATCACTACGTCGGATTCTTTGACGGCTTCAGTGGTGAGGACCTTGGGGATCTCGGCCGACATGTCGATACCAAGCTCAGACATTGCTTCCACCGCAGCGGGGTTCACCTTGTCTGCGGGCTGCGAGCCGGCTGAACGGACCTCGATGGCGCCTTCCGAGAGTGTGGTGAGGAAAGCGGCGGCCATCTGCGAGCGGCCTGCGTTGTGAACGCAGACGAACAGAACGGACGGCTTCTTGGCGGTTTCGGTGCTCACGGGGGTTCTCCTGTGTCAGTTGGGTCTGGTTGGGATCGATCCGCACCAATGCCGCGATGAGGGATATCGATATTCATCGATGCATTGAGTATCGGCCTATAGATTGACGATTGTCAATATACGGAAAGCTGTAGAACTAAGCCGCTCGCAGTCGGGGGGCGAGATCGTGGACGCGGCGTGAAATGTCGGCGAACACATCTTCAAACGCCTCCTCGCTGTCGAGTCGCACCGGATCCGGAATGGACCAGTGAATGCCGTGCAGCCCTGGCAGTTCCTCATGGGCGTTATCGCAGACGGTGATCACCAGATCTTCGTCACCGGCCACATGGTCGATCAAGCGGGGTTTGGAGCCCCCAAGGTCCAAACCGTGGCGGCGGGCGACGTCCACAGCACCTGGCGCCACATGTTCCGCCGGATGCGTTCCCGCCGAAACCGCCGGGATGTCGCTGGCCGTCCGCCACAAAGCGGTAGCCAATTGCGAGCGGGCGCTATTGCGGGTGCACACAAACAAGACCCGCCGCGCCCCGTGCTCGCGGCCGGGAGTGAGGCCTTCCAGCGCGCCGGGTGCCAGCCGAACATAGCTTCGCCGCTTGTCGGCTTCCGAGCGATGCCGGACCGCCAGCCCCGCAGCCTCCATGGATCGCAGATGGTGCGAGAGCAGATTCGCAGGCATGCCCAATTCCGTTTGCAGCTCAGTGGGTGATAGGTCTCCCAAGGTCAGCAGGTCTACGATGCGCAGCCGTGCAGGGTCGCTCAGGGCCGCGTACTTGGCGGCCCTCTCCAAAAGACTCGAACTTTGCTCAATATCCATTGATTCAATTTTGACTGAACTACTTTCA
This genomic interval from Paenarthrobacter aurescens TC1 contains the following:
- the maoB gene encoding phenylacetaldehyde dehydrogenase (identified by match to protein family HMM PF00171), coding for METYDALLASITPATGQNSRTILDPATGEAVGQAPVHTVEDLEAAIAAAATAQPEWAALGHDARSAALMKAADAVERSAEELAQLLSREQGKPLNGPNARFEVGACAAWLRATAATPLDPETVVDDGETRAELHYRPIGVVGAIGPWNWPMMITVWQIAPALRMGNAVVVKPSEYTPLSVLALAAIINEELPDGLLTVVSGGRDVGEALASHDAIGKVMFTGSTATGKAIIRSSADTVKRLTLELGGNDAGIVLPDSDPKAIAEGLFWGAFINTGQTCAALKRLYVHESQYDAVCTELTAVAAAMPMGNGLDENNVLGPLQNRQQYDIVARLVEAAKASGARVLIGGNPDADQPGNFYPTTLVADIDNDNPLVAEEQFGPALPIIKYSTVDEAVAKANALDVGLGASVWSSDLGAAREVASRIQAGTVWINKHGAVDPRVPFGGAKQSGYGLEFGAEGLKALGVPQVING
- a CDS encoding prephenate dehydratase (identified by match to protein family HMM PF00800; match to protein family HMM PF01842), with translation MFPELESVPCASFEDAFELVSTGEVDLAMIPIENSIAGRVADIHVLLPQSKLQIVGEYFLPIRFDLLGIPGSTIEGATEVHSHIHALGQCRRIIREAGLKPVIAGDTAGSAREVRDWNDPRKLSLAPPLAAGLYGLEVLASGVEDDPTNTTRFVVLARERELPTKEELPGPAITSFVFRVRNVPSALYKALGGFATNGLNMTRLESYMVGDEFAATMFLSDVEGHPEDARLRRALEELEFFTTEVRVLGVYAADGYRERNTVSA
- a CDS encoding putative FAD dependent oxidoreductase domain protein (identified by match to protein family HMM PF01266; match to protein family HMM PF07992); this encodes MVENLPVAVIGAGPIGLAAAAHLLERGLEPIVFEAGPSAGAAIEQWRHIRLFSPWRFNLDDAALRLLEPTGWESPRPTALPYGGELIDGYLAPLASHPALASRLRTGARVTAVTRAGLDKTHVRDRDTTPFIVRVEHADGEVRDYTVSAVIDASGTWSNRNPLGTSGLPAIGEVRASDRISSPLPDVSGRDRASFAGRRVLVVGAGHSAANTLINLAELAKEDLETRILWAIRGASPEKVYGGGDADGLPARGQLGSRLRRLVDAGTIQLHTSFGISSLAGSEHGVTVLSGDGRSVVTDVVVPCTGFRPDLDMLRELRLNLDPAVEAPTELGPLIDPEFHSCGTVPPHGAKVLAHPERDFYIVGMKSYGRAPTFLLATGYEQVRSVAAALAGDQAAADTVHLELPETGVCSSDAGTSCDVPAGVQSLADQQSSGCCSAPEPVLIGIPTGLAHGRSVGSL
- the trxB gene encoding thioredoxin-disulfide reductase (identified by match to protein family HMM PF00070; match to protein family HMM PF07992; match to protein family HMM TIGR01292); the encoded protein is MSNEQLIIIGSGPAGYTAAIYAARAGLNPLVLAGSVTAGGALMNTTEVENFPGFPGGIQGPELMDGLQEQAEKFGARIVFDDVTEVDLKGHLKRVVTGAGKTHEAPAVILATGSAYKELGLPEEKKLSGHGVSWCATCDGFFFREQDIIVVGGGDSAMEEATFLTRFGKSVTVVVRKGELRASRIMAQRAKDNPKITFAWNSAITAIHGDTKVTGVTLKDTRTGETREQAATGIFVAIGHLPRTELVEGQVDLDAEGYIKVASPTTMTNLSGVFACGDAVDHRYRQAITAAGTGCAAALDAERYLAALDDADSIATALVEEPTHF
- the arsC gene encoding arsenate reductase (identified by match to protein family HMM PF01451); this encodes MSTETAKKPSVLFVCVHNAGRSQMAAAFLTTLSEGAIEVRSAGSQPADKVNPAAVEAMSELGIDMSAEIPKVLTTEAVKESDVVITMGCGDECPYFPGKRYEDWVLEDPAGQGVDAVRPIRDDIKTRIEGLIASLTPAAK
- a CDS encoding putative arsenate reductase (identified by match to protein family HMM PF01451), which codes for MFVCTRNSARSQLATALWRTASDIPAVSAGTHPAEHVAPGAVDVARRHGLDLGGSKPRLIDHVAGDEDLVITVCDNAHEELPGLHGIHWSIPDPVRLDSEEAFEDVFADISRRVHDLAPRLRAA